A section of the Acidimicrobiales bacterium genome encodes:
- a CDS encoding ATPase, T2SS/T4P/T4SS family, protein NQREIGFDTNDFASAMRAAMRQDPDVILVGEMRDQETVAAALSAAETGHLVFSTLHTIDATETVNRIVDFFPPHQQNQIRVALAGSLKGTICQRLVPTADGTGRVPALEVMVVNGRLQQCIVDPQRTGDIHEIVADGEYYGMQTFDQALVKLYQSGAVDLRGAMMTASNPHDLKVMLQQRGLVGTTTR, encoded by the coding sequence CAACCAGCGCGAGATCGGCTTCGACACCAACGACTTCGCCAGCGCCATGCGGGCCGCCATGCGCCAGGACCCCGACGTGATCCTGGTGGGCGAGATGCGCGACCAGGAGACGGTGGCCGCCGCCCTCAGCGCCGCCGAGACCGGCCACCTCGTCTTCTCCACCCTTCACACCATCGACGCCACCGAGACGGTCAACCGCATCGTGGACTTCTTCCCTCCCCACCAGCAGAACCAGATCCGCGTGGCCCTGGCCGGGTCGCTCAAGGGCACCATCTGCCAGCGCCTGGTGCCGACGGCCGACGGCACGGGCCGGGTCCCGGCGCTGGAGGTGATGGTCGTGAACGGGCGGCTCCAGCAGTGCATCGTCGACCCGCAGCGCACGGGCGACATCCACGAGATCGTGGCCGACGGCGAGTATTACGGCATGCAGACGTTCGACCAGGCGCTGGTCAAGCTCTACCAGTCCGGTGCGGTCGACCTGCGGGGCGCCATGATGACCGCCTCCAACCCCCACGACCTCAAGGTCATGCTCCAGCAGCGCGGGCTGGTCGGTACCACCACCCGGTAG
- a CDS encoding flavin reductase family protein, whose protein sequence is MSGASGPASPPSGFDAARFRQVLGHFCTGVVVVTGLHGGEPVGFTVQSFTSVSLDPPLVTICPARSSATWPRLRSTGTFCANILADDQEAVGRVFAAPGGDRFRGLGWRPSPASGSPLLDGVLAWVDCRIEAEHDGGDHLIAVGRALDLGVAGGGRPLLFYRGGYGRFEP, encoded by the coding sequence CTGAGCGGCGCGTCCGGCCCGGCCTCGCCCCCGAGCGGCTTCGACGCCGCCCGGTTCCGCCAGGTCCTCGGCCACTTCTGCACCGGCGTGGTGGTGGTCACCGGCCTCCACGGCGGCGAGCCCGTCGGGTTCACCGTGCAGTCGTTCACCTCGGTGTCGCTCGACCCGCCGCTGGTCACCATCTGCCCGGCCCGCTCGTCGGCCACCTGGCCGAGGCTGCGCTCGACGGGCACGTTCTGCGCCAACATCCTGGCCGACGACCAGGAGGCCGTCGGCCGGGTGTTCGCGGCGCCGGGCGGCGACCGCTTCCGGGGGCTGGGGTGGCGGCCGTCGCCCGCCTCCGGCTCGCCCCTGCTCGACGGTGTGCTGGCGTGGGTGGACTGCCGCATCGAGGCGGAGCACGACGGCGGAGACCACCTCATCGCCGTGGGGCGGGCCCTCGACCTCGGGGTGGCCGGCGGGGGGCGGCCGCTGCTCTTCTACCGGGGCGGCTACGGCCGCTTCGAGCCCTGA
- a CDS encoding MauE/DoxX family redox-associated membrane protein, giving the protein MTALIALGVVLLATGAAKLRQPAWPATAAAFGAPGWLAPLLPWVELVLGAFLATGVGHPWTAVAAAGLLVAFSAAVALRLARGQAVPCGCFGETSPEPVGADTLVRNGALLAVAGLAVATGGRPGGALSVVAGVALGLALVAGARARPGMAR; this is encoded by the coding sequence GTGACGGCCCTGATCGCCCTGGGTGTGGTGCTCCTCGCCACCGGCGCGGCCAAGCTCCGCCAGCCGGCGTGGCCGGCCACGGCGGCCGCCTTCGGGGCGCCCGGGTGGCTGGCGCCGCTCCTCCCCTGGGTCGAGCTGGTGCTCGGCGCCTTCCTCGCCACCGGCGTCGGCCACCCGTGGACGGCCGTGGCGGCGGCCGGGCTGCTCGTCGCCTTCAGCGCCGCCGTCGCCCTCCGGCTGGCCCGGGGCCAGGCCGTGCCCTGCGGTTGCTTCGGGGAGACGTCGCCCGAACCGGTGGGCGCCGACACCCTGGTCCGCAACGGCGCGCTCCTGGCCGTCGCCGGCCTGGCCGTGGCCACCGGAGGCCGCCCCGGCGGGGCCCTCTCGGTTGTCGCCGGCGTGGCCCTCGGGCTGGCCCTGGTCGCCGGCGCCCGGGCCCGGCCCGGGATGGCGCGCTGA
- the rfbC gene encoding dTDP-4-dehydrorhamnose 3,5-epimerase — MPTIDSSDVIDGVVVVTPDVHGDERGRFVETYRRSWFPAGREMVQGNRSEKRAGALVGLHYHLHQADYWYVTRGRARVVLHDLREGSPTDGATLELDLDGDAEKGVFIPPGVAHGFASLTDLTLTYLVDGYYNGADELGLAWDDPAVKADWGVAGPVVSERDRTNPPRHDIPAGRRPYWGLRTAG, encoded by the coding sequence GTGCCCACCATCGACTCGTCGGACGTGATCGACGGCGTCGTGGTCGTCACGCCCGACGTCCACGGCGACGAGCGGGGCCGGTTCGTCGAGACGTACCGCCGGTCGTGGTTCCCGGCCGGGCGCGAGATGGTGCAGGGCAACCGCTCCGAGAAGCGGGCGGGCGCCCTCGTCGGCCTCCACTACCACCTCCACCAGGCGGACTACTGGTACGTCACCCGGGGTCGGGCCCGGGTCGTGCTGCACGACCTGCGCGAGGGGTCCCCCACCGACGGCGCCACCCTGGAGCTGGACCTCGACGGCGACGCCGAGAAGGGCGTGTTCATCCCGCCCGGCGTCGCCCACGGCTTCGCCTCGCTCACCGACCTGACCCTCACCTACCTGGTCGACGGCTACTACAACGGCGCCGACGAGCTCGGGCTGGCGTGGGACGACCCGGCGGTGAAGGCGGACTGGGGCGTCGCCGGCCCCGTCGTGTCGGAGCGGGACCGGACCAACCCCCCCCGGCACGACATCCCGGCCGGGCGACGGCCGTACTGGGGCCTCCGCACCGCCGGCTGA
- a CDS encoding AAA family ATPase: MELSSLGQAQVLRHAAVDVAVSRERSRRRRLLGAIVVLAPLALWMWSRLAGGDPVRFGMPDLPIPPELVPGLILILILTLVILLPLLGAGRSPHVLFRPAEIDVSLADVKGAGIVVEEVVRTLNLFLAHRTFKEQMGGTPRRAILFEGPPGTGKTYMAKAMAREAGVPFLFVSSSAFQSMYYGQTNRKIRTYFKALRSYARKEGGAIGFIEEIDAIGGARTGMGGSGGREGITGVVNELLIQLQSFDTPPAGRRLAGWFVDQVNRWLPARRQLRKPAPVPANILVIGATNRAADLDPALLRPGRFDRSIHFDLPSRSGRGEIIDYYLDKKSHVAALDDDEVRDALAAMTFGYSPVMIEHLLDEALVWALRRGAGALDWDDLQQARMTEELGLKHPVEYSEVERRTIATHEAGHATVAHLVGKGRKLEVLSIIKRGTALGLLSHSETEERFLRTRTEIVALIEIAFGGMVAEEVFFGESGTGPSGDLDAATRLAASMVGSLGLGGSLISLDAAQGAPGANVVTKVLSSDTGREALEDILVKAKAGVTSMLEANRHVVEALRDALLEHDELVGDEILEVIGGAGQPPAPRDQVLDLELLARGPAAMLDGEGVDAWWAAAEKRLGG; this comes from the coding sequence ATGGAACTCAGCAGTCTCGGCCAGGCCCAGGTGCTGCGCCACGCAGCCGTCGACGTGGCCGTCTCCCGGGAACGGTCGAGGCGGCGGCGACTGCTCGGCGCCATCGTCGTCCTCGCCCCGTTGGCGCTGTGGATGTGGTCGCGCCTGGCCGGCGGCGACCCGGTCCGGTTCGGGATGCCCGACCTGCCCATCCCGCCCGAGCTCGTGCCGGGGCTGATCCTCATCCTGATCCTGACCCTCGTCATCCTCCTCCCCCTCCTGGGGGCGGGGCGGTCGCCCCACGTGCTGTTCCGCCCGGCCGAGATCGACGTGTCGCTGGCCGACGTCAAGGGCGCCGGCATCGTCGTCGAGGAGGTCGTGCGCACCCTCAACCTCTTCCTCGCCCACCGCACCTTCAAGGAGCAGATGGGCGGCACGCCCCGCCGGGCCATCCTCTTCGAGGGCCCCCCGGGCACCGGCAAGACCTACATGGCCAAGGCCATGGCCCGGGAGGCGGGCGTGCCCTTCCTCTTCGTGTCGTCGTCCGCCTTCCAGTCGATGTACTACGGCCAGACCAACCGCAAGATCCGCACGTACTTCAAGGCCCTGCGCAGCTACGCCCGCAAGGAGGGCGGCGCCATCGGGTTCATCGAGGAGATCGACGCCATCGGCGGTGCCCGCACCGGCATGGGCGGTTCGGGGGGCCGGGAGGGGATCACGGGCGTCGTCAACGAGCTGCTGATCCAGCTCCAGTCGTTCGACACGCCCCCGGCCGGCCGACGGCTGGCCGGCTGGTTCGTCGACCAGGTCAACCGGTGGCTGCCGGCCCGCCGCCAGCTCCGCAAGCCCGCCCCCGTGCCGGCCAACATCCTGGTGATCGGGGCCACCAACCGCGCCGCCGACCTCGACCCGGCCCTGCTGCGGCCGGGCCGGTTCGACCGCTCGATCCACTTCGACCTCCCCAGCCGCAGCGGCCGCGGGGAGATCATCGACTACTACCTGGACAAGAAGTCCCACGTCGCCGCCCTCGACGACGACGAGGTCCGGGACGCCCTCGCCGCCATGACGTTCGGCTACTCCCCGGTGATGATCGAGCACCTGCTCGACGAGGCGCTCGTGTGGGCCCTCCGCCGCGGTGCCGGCGCCCTCGACTGGGACGACCTCCAGCAGGCGCGCATGACCGAGGAGCTCGGGCTCAAGCACCCCGTCGAGTACAGCGAGGTCGAGCGGCGGACGATCGCCACCCACGAGGCCGGCCACGCCACCGTCGCCCACCTGGTGGGCAAGGGCCGCAAGCTGGAGGTGCTCTCCATCATCAAGCGGGGCACCGCCCTCGGCCTGCTGTCGCACTCGGAGACCGAGGAGCGCTTCCTGCGCACCCGCACCGAGATCGTCGCCCTCATCGAGATCGCCTTCGGCGGCATGGTGGCCGAGGAGGTGTTCTTCGGGGAGTCGGGGACGGGCCCGAGCGGCGACCTCGACGCCGCGACCCGGCTGGCCGCCTCCATGGTGGGCTCGCTCGGCCTCGGCGGCTCGCTCATCTCGCTCGACGCCGCCCAGGGAGCGCCGGGGGCGAACGTCGTCACCAAGGTCCTGTCGAGCGACACGGGCCGGGAGGCGCTGGAGGACATCCTGGTGAAGGCCAAGGCCGGCGTCACCTCGATGCTGGAGGCCAACCGCCACGTGGTGGAGGCGCTCCGGGACGCCCTGCTCGAGCACGACGAGCTGGTGGGCGACGAGATCCTCGAGGTGATCGGCGGCGCCGGGCAACCCCCCGCGCCCCGTGACCAGGTCCTCGACCTCGAGCTCCTGGCCCGGGGCCCGGCGGCGATGCTCGACGGTGAGGGCGTCGACGCGTGGTGGGCCGCCGCCGAGAAGCGCCTCGGGGGATGA
- a CDS encoding GGDEF domain-containing protein: MAEAGGRARPRDGSVAGWVAGAYTLGFVLWALLGGGGADQRELLSDVAPLPIGLLVPLLAWRASTRAGDGATRRAWRLIAVAFALWWAGDVAWFVLEAVLHQAPFPSPADAGYLGFYPLLALGLLALPSAPRSRAEGVKVALDALTVLLAVAMVVWYLVVEPVVHSGSDDLATVLSVGYPVGDLVLLYGLVTTLLRRPGDRPLWLLVGAVSAFVVADVAYAHLSLSGSYAGGDWPDAFWMLAQCLALWAALVQARHPGPAILSDGGANPSGRVSLLPYAAIVIGYGLVVAVGHDVAGASFDGLLLGAAAITGVVVTRQIRVAAENARLLAELHHLAEVDGLTDALNRRSLFAAGERLLRRAQRLGRPLSVLMIDVDHFKAVNDTHGHGAGDDVLAAVAARTVAHVRSADLVGRYGGDELAVVMPDCGVEEAYEVAERIRDAVAATPIPARSGQIAATVSIGVSNAEHGDPLAAVLGRADGGLYQAKRAGRGRTAVATLAG; the protein is encoded by the coding sequence ATGGCCGAGGCAGGGGGGAGGGCTCGGCCCCGCGACGGGAGCGTCGCCGGCTGGGTGGCGGGCGCCTACACGCTCGGGTTCGTGCTGTGGGCGCTCCTCGGGGGCGGCGGGGCCGACCAGCGGGAGCTGCTGAGCGACGTGGCTCCGCTGCCCATCGGCCTTCTGGTCCCGCTGCTGGCCTGGCGGGCATCCACCCGGGCCGGCGACGGGGCCACCAGGCGCGCCTGGCGGCTCATCGCCGTCGCCTTCGCCCTGTGGTGGGCCGGCGACGTGGCCTGGTTCGTCCTCGAGGCCGTCCTCCACCAGGCGCCGTTCCCCTCGCCCGCCGACGCCGGCTACCTGGGCTTCTACCCCCTGCTCGCCCTCGGCCTGCTGGCCCTGCCCTCCGCCCCCCGCTCGAGGGCCGAGGGCGTCAAGGTGGCGCTCGACGCGCTCACCGTGCTCCTGGCCGTCGCCATGGTCGTGTGGTACCTGGTGGTCGAGCCGGTCGTCCACAGCGGGTCGGACGACCTGGCGACGGTGCTGAGCGTCGGGTACCCGGTCGGCGACCTGGTGCTGCTCTACGGACTGGTCACGACCCTCCTGCGCCGGCCGGGCGACCGCCCCCTGTGGCTGCTCGTGGGGGCCGTGTCGGCCTTCGTCGTGGCCGACGTGGCCTACGCCCACCTGTCGCTGTCGGGCTCCTACGCCGGCGGCGACTGGCCGGACGCCTTCTGGATGCTGGCGCAGTGCCTCGCCCTGTGGGCGGCCCTCGTCCAGGCCCGGCACCCGGGGCCGGCGATCCTCTCCGACGGCGGCGCCAACCCGTCGGGCCGGGTGAGCCTCCTCCCCTACGCCGCCATCGTCATCGGCTACGGCCTGGTCGTCGCCGTCGGGCACGACGTGGCCGGCGCCTCGTTCGACGGGCTGCTGCTCGGTGCCGCCGCCATCACCGGCGTGGTCGTGACGCGCCAGATCCGCGTCGCGGCCGAGAACGCCCGACTGCTGGCCGAGCTCCACCACCTGGCCGAGGTGGACGGCCTGACCGACGCCCTCAACCGGCGCAGCCTGTTCGCCGCCGGCGAGCGGCTGCTACGCCGGGCGCAGCGCCTCGGCCGCCCCCTGTCGGTGCTGATGATCGACGTCGACCACTTCAAGGCGGTCAACGACACCCACGGGCACGGCGCCGGCGACGACGTGCTGGCCGCCGTCGCCGCCCGCACGGTGGCCCACGTCCGCTCGGCCGACCTGGTCGGCCGCTACGGGGGGGACGAGCTGGCGGTGGTCATGCCCGACTGCGGGGTCGAGGAGGCCTACGAGGTCGCCGAGCGCATCCGCGACGCGGTGGCGGCCACGCCGATCCCCGCCCGCAGCGGGCAGATCGCGGCGACCGTGAGCATCGGGGTGTCGAATGCCGAGCACGGCGACCCGCTGGCCGCCGTGCTCGGCCGGGCCGACGGCGGGCTCTACCAGGCCAAGCGGGCCGGGCGGGGCCGCACGGCGGTGGCGACGCTGGCCGGCTGA